The sequence below is a genomic window from Coffea arabica cultivar ET-39 chromosome 8e, Coffea Arabica ET-39 HiFi, whole genome shotgun sequence.
CTAATTGGACTTTCAATATTTTCAATATGGAACTTGGATTTTAAGTTCATGAAATATTGAAGTATCTGATGCTACTTTTGTCCCAAGTATGCAATACTTggtagtagtttttttttttttttttttttttttgtatcttaTAGAGctcttgggggggggggggggggagtaaCCCCTATACAATCAGTTCCAAGTAGCTCTAGTAATTCCTCTGGTGGATACCGTAGTGCATGGTAGTTTTCATTTTGGTTGCTATGAAATTTAGATTTGCTCATTCTCTGTTCTTGTAGAAAACAAGAGTTATTTTTCCTTTATAACTCTTTACTAGCTAGCTTTTTATTCCGTGCTAACCACGGAATTATAAATACTTAAAAACaatttgaattttcaaaataaagtgACGATTTAGGCATTTAATTTTATGTCCCATATTATATTGAGATTTGGAGTTTCAATTTAGTAAACAATAGCCACTGGATAGCATcaatcaaatttattaaaaaatttaataatcTTAGAAAATGATTAGAAACATCTCAATTGGtgaaagatatatatatagagattGATTGGTCCCAATGATTAAACCTTAAGCTTCATTTCTTTGTGTATTATTTTGTTTAACGTGGATGAAAGTTTAGATAGATTTTCCACGTCAAAAGCCggataaaatattaaaattgttTACCTTATCCTTTAAACTAGAAAAGAATCGGAAATCATTGCCAGTTCAGCTCCTGAAGATTATCATTCATGTGAGTTTCACATAAGCAATAATGGTCTCAAGGGATTCTTCTAAATTGTGACCACGTGGGAGGATCAATTAATCATATTATAGCgacatttaaattttctttattaccaaaaaagagtttgaaattttgaactaaTGTTCCAAGGTATAGCTAAGTGAATTTGATGGCAGGAAAGACTCTAAAAAACCCTCCTCCAACCATTAGACCAACCTATCGTGTACCTTTATAGTGTCATTTccattgttttttcttttagtaGTTTAGAAAAGGTGAATTGAGTTTGATTTTTAAAGTTGATTAGTTTCTTATAATTTGAGAAGGAAAAACGTGCCACAAATTAAAGAGAGTACTTGTTGCAAACATATCTTACTATACTATATACACTATACGTTAAGTGGGAGGGAGGGGTTTGGTGTAAATAAATTGTATCATTTAATGTATTGCCTAATTTATCCTTATTTCTAAAGGCAGTTATACCATTTCAACTACCCGAACACACCAAATCTATGAATTAACTACCACTTCTCTAACAAAAAAACTACCACTTTTCTAAAATACTAAAATGCATTTGAACTATTCTAAACTATTACTTTCCAACAAAATAATAATTCTAATCTTTTTCAGTATCTTTTTCTTAGTTGTACATACATTAGGTGTACCTCAACCACTAGTCATTAATAATGTGTTAAGGAAGAAACGAAGTTTTAGTTCCCAATCTTTAGTCTATATGCTGTTTTAGTTCTAAAAGTTTTGGTAAAAGTAAATTTGGTCCTCAATGTTTAGCAAATGTGCAATTTTAGTCCCTAAAGTTTTGATAAGAGCAGATTTGATTCTCAATGTCTCCAATTCAATGTAGATTTAGGACATTTGaagtttttttcaaaattatagaCAAAATTTTCGTGTCTAGTTATGCATCCatgaaattaaatttcaaaatgaagAATCAAAATAGTAGCTAACTTTATGCAGCAAGGACTAATAACTCATATGCTAATTAATTAACtagtaaaaagaagaaaattttttgtcTGAGAAATTAAAGGGCAAAGAACCTAGATGGCCCTCAAACTATTAAGTTGGTCGATTTTTTGTCATTCAACTATTAAGTGCATAGTCTCTTGAACTTGTAAAAAGGTATATTCTCCACTTGTTTAGCCaaagataattttagaaacctcttgGAAATTTATGTTAATATTTCTTTGCATCTTTGAAGTTTCAAAAAATATCAATAACCTCTCCTAAAACCATACTTTTTGTAACAATCTTACTCTTCCATCATTAAAAATTCTTACAATAATCTTgtaacgagagagagagagagagagatatttTTCACCCAATTCTATCCTTTTTTGTTGTCTTATATAGAATTTTCTACCAAATTGATTATAATGTAAGATTTACATGTTTTgtctaaaaattttcttttccataatGTTTTGcctaaaatttgttaaaatagTAACAATAATTTTGTCAATTTATATACTATGATAGTAACTAGTGGTCCTATCTCACTAGTATGGAAATTGagtgatatttttgaaacttcAAAGGTGCCAGGTgatattattataattattaggggaggtttctaaaattatctctAGCTGAAAGGGTGAAAAATATACAATTTTACAAGTTTGAGGGGCATAAGTATGCATTTAATAGTTGGAGGCTATAAGTCAACCAACTAGATAGCATAAGGCCATTTAGATTTTTGCCCAAAACTAAAACTAGTCAGACCACTCAGTTCATTGATTCATAACTTATTTTCACACTCTATCCcaacttattaaaaaaattgtaatacttaatttttttcatatagattaacaaaattattttttttgtttcttaattaattaattattaacaTGCGATCATGTGAGATATTTTTATTGCTCGTTTTTCTTGTTATATTTGCTTAATTTAATAAACATGTGAATGCACTTGACTAATTCTGTCAATAGttggaaaaattcaccaattagCCTAAATCTGCTTCAAATTGATAACAATGGGGACCAAATTTGATTTGACGAAACTTTAACGACTAAAATTGTACTAGGTACCAaacattggaaactagatttgTTTTTGCAAAAACTTTAGGGACCAAAACTATACAAGTGCCAATCACTGAGGATCAAATTTGCGTTTCCCTCTAACGTGTAATACGAAAAAAAGAATCTACAATACTGTTCAACAACTGAAGCCAGTGaagataaaataagaataatatACATAGTTAAGTAAAATTGTTGGATCCTTACATTAGCAATTTAGCATCACAAAGTTACCTTATCTGATGATAATTAAAAGTTgataaatttatatttcttttaAGGGAAAGTTAGGTGAAACGTGAAAATGCTGTTCGTTTATGCCAAGTTCCCACCATAGTGACGGAAGGattgttttgtatattttcTTGCATGATTGTGAAGAGGAGAAGAAAGTGTCAAGTATGTCTGTAAAAGAAAGAGGCAAGAATTGAAGGAAGAATTTAAAAAGAGAAAGGGATCAAGGGGTCTTGTTTGTTTTTCCCGTTTATTTTGTCAATAAAAGTTACTAGTGAAACTTAAAATCTGGCAGTACCATATGTGATCAATAATGTGAAACTTAAAATCTGGTGTTACTTGAAATTTGGCAGTACCATATGTGTTTCATGTAGGTTTCAACTTACAACTAATTAACAAAATTACAGATTATCGCTCTATAAATTATTCATAGATGAGTATTTACTAAATTCCTACACTGTTTTTAGCAACTCTGAATTAAGGTCAAGGGACTACCttatattaaaaaattgaattatagttgtcttaacaaataatagagtatcaattaaaaaattggagtAATGTTTCAAAATATCTATGAGTAGTCTGACAAGCTAATGTAATTAATCCTTCAATACTGTATGGGcaaaaaaatggacaaaatgaaaagaacaaaaactaaaaaagaaaaaagaatcatAAGGTGCTTTAAAAACAGTTCTTGAAGTTCCAAGAAAATTTCATTAACAAAATTAGTAGCTCATTAAGAAGATTGAGCTACTTACACACTTACTTTTAGGACATATACAATGTCTTTTCATGTAAACATATATGCTACAGAAGAAAATTATGGTTTTATTTGGTCTCTATTAGATgtttaacacttcatttcactaTCACGGAGAAATGAGAGAGAGACGAACCGTCCATTTGTTGTACAAGACATCTGACTAGTCAACACGGACCAATGTCAATCTTCGTTGTTAATCTCATTCTTTATCATAAAATAATTCTGCAATTCCATCCTAATAACATGTCGATAGACAGATTGTTAAACACTTAAAATAAGGGGGCTTGATAATTTTGACTTGGAGTTGCGGATAAATTAAGTGAGGTACGAAACAATTATCCATCCTACACAACATGTTAATCACATTGATGTTGTTTGCGAAAGTGCAACGGTTAGGTTATCATCATCTAATTGCTCTTTTGAGCATGTTTTGCACGGGTCCGAGCCACCGCAAGTGTTGGGTTTTTTGTGTTGATAATTTTGTCCATGAGGCTTAGTGAATCGTAACTTGAACATTTTCAGTATttatcttcttttctctttttttctttttccattttttatatcttTAGTTTTGGAGGAAGGCTGGGAGTAGCATGACGGAACCCTTTTTTgggtaaaagaaaaaatttcatttcatgaaATCTATACTAATGGTACAAAATACACTGAACATGTCACAAAAATATTTAATCTAAAAAGTCACTAGATTTAACATATTtagaaaataatagaaattaCACCGTGAAATTTTAACAGATCAAATAAATCACGAGCAGTCCAATAAATATATGTGCATGTTAATACCATTAGATCTTTTATCCAACTGGTTCAAGTTTAAAATCAATGCTGAGATATGATGAAATGACCAAGAAATCGCAAAATTTGAACAAGATCTTACCCTaataaacaaatgaaaaaaactGATGGTACTTTCAATATTTTCAATATGGAACTTGGATTTTAAGTTCATGAAAAATTGAAGTACCTGATGCTACTTTTGTCCCAACTATGTAATACTTGgtagattttttgtttttgggggaTCTTATGGAGGGCCCAAGGCCCTATGTATTGCGAGCAAAAAATCTTGGAGTAGTAATCCCTATACAATCAGCTCAAAGTTGCTCTAGTCATCCTTTTAGTGGATCCCGTAGTGCTTGGTAGTTTTCTGTTTGGTTGCAATGAAATTTAGATTTGCTTATTAAACTGGAGTTAATTTTTCGGCACATCTATCTCTTTACTACCTTTATGTTCCGTGTACATGCATGGCACGGAATTCTAAATAATTTAAAAcaatttaaattattaaaataaagTAAGGATCTAGACATTCAAATTTACGTCCCGTGTTCTATTGGGATTTGAAGTTTGAATTTAGCAAACAATAACCATTGGAAACTattgaatttgttaaaaatttaaaataattaaataatcttAAAAATGACACAtgttaaatttgttaaaaatttaaaataattagatAATCTAAAAAATGACACATGTTAGAGTAGGCTGTGCCACTTTGATAGACCTTAGGCGGGCACCCATCTCAAGTGCAATGAAGGCCACCAACCGAGGCCATGTTAGAATATTAGAAAGATTTCAACTAGTGAAAAAGATGTACAAATAGATGCGTTAGATCGAGACATTTACTTTGAGATCTTTATGGAATAAAAAGATCTGAACATCCAGACTATTTTGGGGAATATCAACTTCGAAATTTAGTTCCTTGTCAATAGCGAGTTTTTTGCCACAATAATCTTCTTTTTGAAAATAGTTTCCAAATTaatgcattttcaaactttattccCTTGTTAATCTATTTATTGTCATGTAGAATAATTGTAGTCCCTTTATGGAAAAATAATCATGTGCAGACTTTATCTCTTATCTTCTTTTTCGTTGAGAGGTTCTTTCCTTGATTTAATCTCTTCTTTTCCTGCTCTCCCTctctcgttttttttttttttgtctttagtTTCATCCTCTTAAAATGTCAATAACAACTCTTGGAAACTTATTCATTATTGCACAACCATGAATCCTTAGTGATAATTCAGTTCCTCGAATTTACTTATCTacaatttcaaaggttagtaaAATTCTTTCTCTATTGTACCTTGTGAAATTTTACGATGTTAGGAAATTTCTTAAATAGTTGTAATTacgtgtaatttttttttgccatGTGTATAATAAAATGTCATCACTGAGAATTTTTAGACATCAATTGTTGTAAattcatggttttttttttcttttttgctgttGTTACCATTAACTATCTTGGTTCATATAATATGTTaaattttctttcttggttCACTATGAAGGAGAGTTTTTTGCATTTCTCTTTCCCCAtttcaataaaaatttttcagtGCACATTAAACTATAATCATTATTTGCCTTACATGCTTAAGCCTGTCaattttaacttttgaaaacttgttTACAGTGTATTAAGTGAGGAGCTTAATTTTGCCCGATTTTACGAAAATTATCCACAAATTATGAGACTGATGCTAATGGACGAGAATAGTCATCCGCCTTGTGTAAAAAACCTAAATataaaaactaaattcataTTTGTAGATCCTTTTGACCACGAAATATGACGAGTTGCATATGACGAGAAATAAAGAAAGGAACTTGGATAAGACACAATCAAGAAGACTGTAGGAAGAATGGCTGCAAAAAACAAATAGGCACGACATATACCtaagtgaaaaagaaagagagtggaataaaatatttgcaAGTGACATTTTCTCCCTTTGATTAGGAGACTGCGTGTAAACAAACAGATTAGTAACAGAATAACGTTTAGAAGAGTATTATTAAGGATTATTTTCTAGAAGGAAAATTATTTTGGCAAAGCAGTCTATCAATAGCAACAATTATTCTAGATTTGAAATTGACAAAACGTATTCTCTTTCTGTCCTGAAAATTTAACTACGTAAATAGACCTAACGTAATCTTTAGCGAACTCACGTACTTATGCTGTATTCTTTAGGGAAATAACTACTTTTAGTGGTGCAAATAAATAATTCTCGCTCTTTTACAGAACAACAAAATGGTAAAATGATACGACTCAGTTGGgatttttgtttaaattttatttgggtAGACATGCTGATATATTGCATAATTGATTCAGAGCATGAATTTATTAGAACAACGATGGTTGTGGTTGTGCCCCTATCTCTTTACTAATACACTAGTGATTAGGTGGTAAAACAACCCAATTATTGAAGAACTGTTGAGCATGATTAATAAATGTTGAGCAAGATTAATTTAAATTGAACGACGTGACATGACTTGTTCTTGACATTTGTCTCACTGTTGGTGATACTGACATTGGCTCTAAAAGACTTCAATGACAAAAAAAGAATATATGTTTAGATAATATAttatctaaaaaaaaataaaagtttagaCACTGAATTTATATTGGTAAAGAGATTGAACTTTTTCCCACAAATTTATTACTTATGAGAGAATTTGGATTTCTCTTTACCTATCCCAAACCTACACTTTTGTTTGGCCCCGTGCAGAGTCGTGGTTACTACTTAATTCTACTAATGATATCCTAACTTTTTACGctaaaaatatctaaaaatagaGTGCCATATTTCTTAAATTAATTTCAACTGATTCACGGTCCACaaacaaataaactaaaaattagAGAAAGATTAAGAGAAATTATTGTAATTTTGATGTGACTTATTCTAACTAATACTACATAAAGTGCAAGACTTGTGGATATGAATTTCAAAATGTTTGCAACTAGAGTTTGTGATTGTAATAACTAATGAATGTAGTAGCAATATGAAGAGTTTTCAagggtttttagaaaaaaaaatatttattcgtAAATTTCCTTGCTAGTAAAATCTAACAATCcaataatgaagtttcaaagttttTCTTTCAAGTTGGCCGCGTATTGAATAGCTTGAGACTCTCCTATAAAAGCTCGCATGATCGCACTCTTTACAGACCATCAACAACAATTGCCTACACCCCACCTTAGACTGTGTAATAAGAATAAACAAGCTTACACAGCCTAATAACCCTTTCATACTGTCTTAAGTGATGAATTACACATCCGGTCTTCGTGTTGATTCAAGCTTGAGATTTGCCTCAATGTCATGGATCCCATATTTCTCAGGATTCATGGCTCTGGTTTTGTTGGTCTTTACCATGGACAAATGGATAATGATTTGTCTAAAGAACAACAAACCTCGATTCCCTCTCCCTCTTGGCCCAAACTCCTTGCCTTTCTTTGGTTGCATTTTCCAAATGCTGAGAAACAGACCAACACATCGATGGATACGCAAAGTCATGGATGATATGAATACCGAAATCGCTTGTTTCCGTATTTTCGGTGTTCATGTCATTTCTGTCACTTCTCCTGAGCTCGCTCGCGAGTTCTTCAAGAAACATGACTCGATTTTCTCCAACAGACCTTTTTGCATGTCTGCAGAACTTAGTAGTGAAGGATACTTGACGACAATCCTTTCACCTTTGGGCGATCAatacaagaaaatgaagagaataATCGTTTCCAGTGTGCTCTCACCTGCTAAACACCAAAGGCTTCATAGCAAGCGAACAGAGGAAGCAGATCATTTGGTTAATTATGTTTACAATCAGTGCAAGGACGATGCCAGTGGTGGGGTAGTGGACATAAGATTGGCTACCCGACACTACTTCGGAAATGTGATTAGAAAGATGATTTTCAACAAGAGATTCTTCGGGAAAGGAATGGAAGATGGAGGACCAGGTGCTGAGGAAGTTGAACATATTAATGCACTCTTCAAACTGCTTGCTCACTTGTATGCATTCAGCTTATCCGATTACATGCCCTGGATGAAGATTTTTGATTTTGATGGCCACAGAAAGGTTCTTACTATGGCCATTGCATGTGTACGAAAGCACCAAGATCCTGAAATTGAGAAAAGGATTAAAATGTGGGAGAGTGGcctaaaaaatgaggaagaagacCTTCTTGATGTCCTAATCAGGCTCAAAGATAACAATGGCAGACCGCTATTAACAACTGAGGAGATCAGAGCACAAATTACTGTAAGGAATCCTCTATCCTGCTGCTTGGTTACATAAACAATTTCTTAAACAATAATTAAACTTTAGCTCCTTATCAGTTAGTGCCTTTTAACATAATTTTTTTCTAACTCCAAAAGCCATGCATAACATCCTAAAGtgacatatttttatttcaagaCCCTATGAAAATGGTGAAAAAAATACGTGCTCGTCTCACACCTAAGGAAAAAAAACACATGCCATCAGAGTTCACaattaaattgaaatttttggaaattgAGATACATattttcttcaaagcaaagagaaaaaaagagtaAGAGATATTAATTGttcaataaagaaaaaagagagtttATAATTTGTGTGTGAAGGAAATGTGTTTTGGAATAGTTGATGGGGGGAATTCTATTTGAAACCCGAACAGTTAAAAATAGTACTTAACAATTTGGAGATTCTACTGGAAGTTAGGTCAAATGTGGATAGACTGGCACAAGAATAAAAGCTGGTACAAAATCAATCGCGGGGAGTATAGGCCTACTCGCAAATGCCCCACCTCGTTGATTAGTACAACTTAAGATAAAATGATGTGCAAAAGGTGACGTAAAACCATGTCCCCACCACATCAAATGATGTACAAAAGATGATGTAAGATGACATCATCTTGTTCACCCACGTTTTAATGATGTGGTTTATGTGAGCTCAAGCCCATCAGCCACGCTTTGACAatatccaaacaaaaaaaaaaatcccaagttTGTTGATTAACTGAAATCAGAAAGGATGGAATCTCAATGAGCCTTAGTCACCACCAAAATGCAACTTGCAATATGATGTTGTTGTAGAGAATCGGCTattgaatttggaaaataaGGATTATTCGTTTCACTTTTAACTTTACTGTGATGCTCCACAGGAACTAATGTTTGCAACAGTCGATAATCCATCAAATGCTGTGGAATGGGCATTAGCAGAGATGCTAAATCAACCTGAAATGCTTCAAAAAGCCACAGAAGAGATAGACGCCGTGGTTGGAAAGGATAGACTTGTTCAAGAATCTGACCTTGCGAGGCTGAAATATGTGAAGGCCTGCGCAAAAGAGGCCTTTCGGCTCCATCCATATGCACCCTTTAATGTTCCTCATGTATCTACACAGGACACCGTTGTTGGTGGCTACTTCATCCCGAAAGGTAGCCATGTTATCTTGAGCCGTCCAGGACTTGGCTGTAATCCTCGAATTTGGGAGGATTCGCTAAAGTTCAAGCCTGAACGCCACATGAATCACATGGATGATGCTAGAATAGATCTTAACGATCCAGAATTCAACATGTTTTCCTTCAGCACCGGAAGACGTGGATGTCCGGGAGTCCTCCTGGGTTCCACACTCACTGTAATGTTGCTGGCCAGACTTCTTCAATGCTTTAACTGGAAGATTCCATCAGGTCTTTCACAAATTGATTTAGCAGAGGGCAAGGATGCTGGCTTCCTTGCCAAACCTCTCTTTGCAGTTGCTGAACCACGATTCCCACAGTTCAACTAGGATGTTACATTCTCAACGATTTAACTTTTTCTGTATCGTCTTCATGTCTACCCTCTATCCTAGTATTATTAATGtcatgttttcacttttgtgatgtaccaaaaaaagaatcatatttaaaatcaacaaatgttttctatttttgttatttaaatAAGTAACTTTTATTGTTCCTAATGCACATCTACTAAGTcaataatttgaatttaaagATATCATGTGTAAATTAATCGAATGCCACAactaaatataataataagatGTTACTATGAAAAGTTGGATTCTCAAAAGGAACTCTATTTTTGAGATAAAAAGATTATAAGATACGGTATTGCCTAGTTTCTACTCTAGGCAAT
It includes:
- the LOC113703069 gene encoding tryptophan N-monooxygenase CYP79A68-like; the protein is MNYTSGLRVDSSLRFASMSWIPYFSGFMALVLLVFTMDKWIMICLKNNKPRFPLPLGPNSLPFFGCIFQMLRNRPTHRWIRKVMDDMNTEIACFRIFGVHVISVTSPELAREFFKKHDSIFSNRPFCMSAELSSEGYLTTILSPLGDQYKKMKRIIVSSVLSPAKHQRLHSKRTEEADHLVNYVYNQCKDDASGGVVDIRLATRHYFGNVIRKMIFNKRFFGKGMEDGGPGAEEVEHINALFKLLAHLYAFSLSDYMPWMKIFDFDGHRKVLTMAIACVRKHQDPEIEKRIKMWESGLKNEEEDLLDVLIRLKDNNGRPLLTTEEIRAQITELMFATVDNPSNAVEWALAEMLNQPEMLQKATEEIDAVVGKDRLVQESDLARLKYVKACAKEAFRLHPYAPFNVPHVSTQDTVVGGYFIPKGSHVILSRPGLGCNPRIWEDSLKFKPERHMNHMDDARIDLNDPEFNMFSFSTGRRGCPGVLLGSTLTVMLLARLLQCFNWKIPSGLSQIDLAEGKDAGFLAKPLFAVAEPRFPQFN